CCAGTTTCGGGATTAACCGCTCCTGTCACCTGAATGATCAGCTCATAGTTGTGGCCGTGAAAATTGGGATTGTTGCATTTACCGAAAACAGCAGCATTCTTTTCGTCAGACCATTCGGGGTTATGAAGACGATGAGCCGCATTGAAATGCTCCTTTCGGAACACAGCCACCTTTTGCACCATATTGTAGATCACTTAAATTGATAATCACTTTAAATGTCGTAACAAAGTATGTGTCCAACACATTTAAAGCTTCGAGCCTGCGTGAAATGCTCATCGGAGTCACTTGCTTTGGATTAACCACATTTCCGGATAAAATGTTCACACCAATGCAAATTCATCAGAACTGTAATTGAAAGTGACCGGATTTTTTTAAATCGTAAAAAAATTAAAAAACTGCTTAATGCGTGTAAATTGCGGCGAAACGCAGAATAAAGAGCGCCTTAATTGCGAATATGCAGTATTGTATACAAAAAGTTTAATTTATTACCGATAAACCCTGGACAACCAATTAATCCTTATTTAAATGAGCAAAAAAAATAGCTACCTGATGCCCCTACTGATCATTGGCGTCATTTTCTTTATTATGGGTTTTGTCACCTGGGTCAACGGAACGCTGATCAGTTTCTTCAAAAAGGCATTTTCGCTCGACAATACAAGTTCTTACCTCGTCACATTTGCATTCTTTATTTCCTATACATTGATGGCGATTCCGTCGTCCATGGTTCTGAAAAAAACAGGGTTCAAAAACGGAATGTCACTCGCCCTGCTGGTCATGGCAGCTGGTACTCTGATATTTATTCCCGCCGCTTCCATGGCGTCTTACGGATTATTTCTCGTCGGTCTGTTTACGATTGGTATTGGTCTGACTGTCTTGCAAACTGCCTCAAACCCTTACGTTACGATCCTGGGCCCCCGCGAAAGTGCTGCCCAGCGCATCAGTATTATGGGTATCGCCAACAAAACAGCCGGCGTCATCAGCCAGCTGATATTCGGGCAATTGCTGCTGGCAGGCGCTTCTTCCATTGACCCGAAAGATGAACTGGACAAAGTCGTTACCCCCTATATCGTGCTGACGCTCGTTCTCGTCGCAACTGCTATCATGATCCGCCTTTCAAAAGGATTGGTAGAAGTGAGCGAAGAGGAAGAAGAGCCGGTGATAAGCCCGTCGTCTCAGGTGGTTGCAAATAAGACCAGTGTGCTGCAATTTCCTAACCTTGTCATGGGTGTGATTGCACTGTTCTGTTATGTGGGTGTAGAGGTAATTGCAGGAGATACGATCATCAGTTATGGTATAGACCTTGGTTTTGCGGAAGAAGAAGCGAGGCTGTTTGGTACCTATACATTATATGGTATGATGTTCGGTTACATTCTGGGTGTGGTATTGATTCCGAAGTACGTTTCTCAGCAGGCATACCTTAAATTCTGCGCGATATTAGGCGTAATCGTCACGGTGGTGGCGGTAATGTCCACGGGCTTCACTTCGGTGCTTTGCATTGCGGTGCTCGGTTTTGCGAATGCGGTCATCTGGCCGGCATTATGGCCATTATCGCTCAGCGGACTGGGTAAATTCACAAAAACTGCCTCAGCGCTATTGGTAATGGGTATTTCCGGCGGCGCTATTCTCCCGCTGGTTTACGGCGGCGTTGCCGACTCGATCGGCAGCACCCAGCAGGCTTACTGGATCATGCTTCCGCTCTACCTGTTTATTCTCTATTTCGGCCTGTTTGGTCACAAAAAGAAAAGCTGGTAACTAATGAGGATTTCCACCCCCGGCCGCATTTGTCTTTTTGGTGAACATCAGGATTATCTCGGACTGCCAGTCATAGCAGCGGCGATTTCGCGCAGAATAGGTATAGAAGGCACTTACCGGAATGACCAAAAAGTAATTCTGCATCTACCGGACCTTGGATTACGAGAGGAATTTTCGCTCTCGGATACTTTTCCCTATGTCATCCAGCGCGATTATTTCCGCAGTACTATCAATGTATTGAAACGTAAAGGATTGGTTTTTTCGAGAGGGTTTGAATGTACCATACATGGCAATATTCCGATCAACTCAGGTACTTCAAGTTCATCGGCGCTGATCGTTTCCTGGGCTCATTTTCTGGATAAAATGAGTGACAACCCGGTTAATTTTTCTCAAAAGGAGCTCGGTGAAATAGCGAATGCAGCAGAAGTGCTTGAATTTGGTGAACCGGGAGGTATGATGGACCATTATTCTACTGCTATCGGAAATGTGATCTATCTTGAATCTACGCCTGAAATCAGGGTTGAGACGTTGACGCCAAAACTTGGCGCTTTCGTGCTGGGCGATTCTTTGGAACCGAAAGACACATTGGGTATCCTGGCAAGGTGCCGTTTTGGAATGGAAGATGTGATTAAGAAAGTAACTTCTTTTAATCCGCAATTTTCTATTTTCAGCACGCCGACTGAGCATTTGACAGACTACCAGAATATCCTTTCAGATGACGAAATGGGCCTTTTGAAAGCGAATATCGACGACCGGGATATTTTGCTAGAGGGGAAATTATTATTGAGCAAAAATATCGAGGGCGCTGTTGATCGGTCATTTGACGAAGACTTCGGTAATTTGCTTTACAGGCACTACAAAAATCTCCGCGACTACAAACGGACTTCAACGCCTAAAATCGAAAAAATGATGGATGCGGCATTGCAGGCTGGCGCGCTGGGCGGGAAAATAAATGGCTCTGGCGGCGGAGGATGCATGTTCGTTTACGCTCCCCAAAAGGCCGAAGAAGTAGCAGAAGCAATTGAAAGAGAAGGCGGTAAGAGCTATATTATTACGGTAGATTCAGGAACTATACTGGAAGACGCGCAACCCTAAAAAGGCACGATTGTAATTCCGATTGTGTTATTCTTTTCAGACCTTTGTGGCTGCTGGATCTCATTAAAAATTCCATGATCATCACACCTTCTGAAACGAAAAGTAAGCTTTACTGTCCATCGCTGACAGCATATCAACGCAGAAAAACCATTACCATCAATATCGGGGATCTTCCCATGGGCTCCGACTACCCTATCCGGGTGCAGTCCATGACCACGGTGGACACAATGGACACGCAAGGTTCTATTGATGAAGTAATCAGGATGGTAGATTCGGGCTGTGAATATGTGAGGATCACTGCCCCCAGCGTCAAAGAAGCCCAAAACCTTGAAAATATCAGGAATGGTTTGCGTAAAATAGGCATTCACGTTCCATTGATCGCGGACATTCACTTTACCCCCAACGCAGCCGAGCTGGCTGCCAGGATCGTGGAAAAAGTGCGGATCAATCCGGGCAATTATGCTGATAAAAAGCGGTTTGAGATCATAGATTATACCGACGCTTCCTACGCGGCCGAACTCGAAAGGATCAGGGAAAAATTTATTCCGCTGGTTAAAATTTGCAAGGAATATGGTACCGCTATGCGCATCGGTACCAATCACGGTTCCCTGTCCGACAGGATTTTGAGCCGCTACGGCGATACACCGCTGGGCATGGTCGAATCTGCACTTGAATTTCTGAGGATCTGTGAAGAGTTGAATTACTTCAATATAGCCCTGTCGATGAAATCCAGCAACACACAGGTGATGGTGGAAGCTTATCGTTTGCTGGTGCAGCGTCTCGACGAGGAAGGTTTGAAACCATATCCATTGCATTTGGGCGTGACCGAAGCGGGTGAAGCAGAGGATGGGCGCATTAAGTCAGCAGTTGGTATCGGTACTTTGCTCGAAGACGGGCTGGGAGATACTGTCCGCGTTTCGCTGACCGAAGCACCTGAGAAAGAAGCACCGGTTGCGCGCGCCCTGATTGAAAGGTATACGAACCGCGTTCCGCACGAGGCGATCGAGGCGATTGAAAATTGTCCGATCAATCCATTTCAATATACCAGAAGAGAAACCCGGGAGGTAAATAATATCGGGCATTTGAATGTCCCGAGGGTAATCGCCGATTATTCCAATATCCCGGTCCAGAACCTGGCCGACTTGAAAAGTATCGGCCACTTTTTCTTGCCGGTACCCGACAAATGGGCTATGAACGATCTGGGCGCCGATTATATTTATACCGCCAAAAACCCGGTCCCGTTCATGTTACCGAATGGATTGAAAGAAATTTTAGACTACGAACAATGGGTACTGCATCCTGAAAAAGCCAACAAATTTCCGCTGTTTCAGGTACAGGAATGGATGGGTCGCGATGCGCAGCAAATCTCAGGGCAGCTCAATTTTATAAAAGGAAATATCCATTCGCTGGATCATGTATTTCTGGAAAGCATACGCGATGCAGGCAATGTGGTCCTGGTAGTTTTCACGGAGAACAAACACGCAATGCCGGAGCTGCGCCGCTTTTTTTACAAACTTACGGAGCTGAAAGTGAAAGTGCCCGTAATTATCCGGAGAACTTATAAAACCGATATTGGCGACAAGCTTACGCTTTACTCAGCGACGGACATCGGCGGCTTACTGGTAGACGGTTTTGGCGACGGCGCAATTTTGTCCCCAGAATTTTCAGAGGATATCTTACACGACGACAGACTCTCAATTGCGGCGGCTTACAACAATATCGCATTCGGAATTTTGCAGGCGGCGAGAACCCGGATGTCGAAAACTGAATACATTTCGTGCCCGTCCTGCGGCAGGACCTTGTTTGATTTGCAGGAAACTACCGCCATGATCCGTAAACATACTGAGCATTTGAAGGGTGTAAAAATCGGTATCATGGGTTGTATCGTAAACGGCCCCGGTGAAATGGCCGATGCCGATTATGGTTATGTAGGTATGGGTAAAGATAAGATCGCGCTTTACCGCGGCCAGGAAGTGATCAAAAGATCGGTAACTGCTGCAAAAGCGGTGGAGGAGCTGATAGAGCTGATTCGCGAAGATGGCCGCTGGATCGAACCGGAGGAGAGAGAAGTGTATGTTTAGTTTTTGGCTATTAGCCGTTAGCTGTTAGCTTTTAGGCGCTGCGATGCATTTTTACAGCGTAAATACCTCGGCTAAAAAAAAGAGCATACTTTTAAAAAATTAGGGTTTAAACCAAAAAACTAACGGCTAACAGCTAATAGCCAAAAGCTATATGAAAAAATACTTTCAACTGGGTGACGTTTTTTACTATTTCGTCCGGGTTTTTAAGAAAAAAGACCCGAATTCCCCCGACTCGTTTAACCTGCGCATGATGCACGGAATCAACCGCATTTCGATCATTATGTTCCTGATTTGCGTGATTGTAATGATCGTCAGAGCACTTACGAGATGAATTTAGAAACGCTGCGCGAGTATTGCCTTCATCTGCCGGGAGTCACCGAAGAGCTGCCTTTCGGGCCTGATACATTGGTTTTTAAAGTAAAGGGAAAAGTTTTTTTGCTCACTTCGCTCGACGCCCCGAGTTTCGGGTTTAATGCGAAATGCGATCCCGAAAAAGCAATGGAGCTGAGAGAAAAATATCCGGACGTATTGCCCGGATATCATATGAACAAGAAGCACTGGAATACTGTAAATGTGACAGGCAGCATTCCAAGCGAAACACTATTTCAGTGGGTTAAAGACTCTTACGATCTGGTAGTAGCGGGTTTGCCAAAGAAAGACCGGGAAACACTTCAGTTGCGCTCAAAGTAACAAATCATATGCACTCCGGCTGTGCGTCGTGGAACAAGTACTTGCCAGTCTGAGCGCACGGGCCCTCCCGGCTGCCGAAGACTATTTTGCAGCCTTCATTTCTTCGTCCAGCTTCTTGCTGAGCGTTTCGCACAGGCCTTCGATCGCTTCTGCCATTCCACGGTCGTTCGTTGCGGTCAGCATGGTGTCCGCGATGCCGCTCATTAATTCGATATAGAACCGCTTCATTTCAAAAACCTCCATATCCTTTGTCCAAAGGTCGATTTTGAGGGTACCTCTGTGGTAATGGTCCCAAACGGCGATTGCGATGGCGCGGGTGTCGTTGATACCTTCATTCGGATTGTCGGTTGCATCCCAAAATATCTTTTCCGGTATATTTTTATCGTCGAGTTCAACGGTGAAATGTATTTCTGATTTTTTCATACAAGGTGTTAATTTTCAGCAAAAGTAAGCATTATGCTTTTACGAATGCCTTCAAATACTATTTTCCCGACTTGCTGAAAACCTTTTTCAATAGGTCGGTCACACGGGCACCCGGATCTTCGCGGATCTTCTTTTCCTCCTGCGCGATCAAAACATAAAGCCCGTCAATCGTCTTTTGCGTTGCGTATTCTTTCAGGTTTGGATTTACCTTTTTTACCAAGGGAATCTGGTTATAGGTATTCACGATATCCGTGTAGTATTCCGTCGCTTTATTAAGGTTCAAAGTGCTGTCCACAACCGGGAAGAAAGTTTTGAACAGCTCATCATTTGTACTCTTTTTAAGGTATTGCGTAGCAGCATCATCCTGGCCTTTCAGGATTCCCAGCGCATCGGGAACGGTCATGGAAGTTATCGCTTTTACAAAAATCGGTTTGGATTTCTTTGCGGCATCCTCCGCTGCGCGGTTCAGTGAGAGGGTAAATTTATCAACCTGAGCACCAAGCCCCATTTTCCGAAGCGTTTCCGCTACTTTTTGCGCTTCCGGCGGTACGGTGATCTTGATCAGTTCATTCTTAAAAAAACCGTCCACTTTCGAAGCTTCGGCAGACCCGTTACTGATCCCTACGTTCAAAGCCTGTTTGAGGCCCTGTACTATTTCATTCTCACCTAGCCCAGTGTCTTTTCCGCTGAGTTTGTCAAGTGCTTTTCCAAGGTTAAACTGTGCCATCGAAACCGGCCCGGAAAGCAGGGAAAGCAATGTTATGACTAAAAATTTGTGTTTCATTACAATTGAATTGGTTGGTACTGTACTGTGGTTCAAACGTACTCAATAACGATTAATTTTACTTATTTTTGGGAATTAACGGTTCTTAACAATCCATTTTCAACAAGATGATTTCCTCTACCAGGGCTGAAATAATTACCATAGGCGACGAAATTCTTTTTGGTCAGATTATCGACACCAACACCCAATGGATTGGCACTCAATTGACTGACATTGGCATTCGTCCGGCCCGCAAAACGTCGGTCGGGGATAACAAGCAGGATATTCTCAGTGCATTTTCAGAAGCAAGCCAAAGAGCCAGCGTGGTCATTGTAACCGGCGGCCTTGGACCTACCCGGGACGATATCACGAAACATACTTTTTGCGAATATTTTGGTACAGAGCTTGAAATCAACCAGGAGGCCCTCGCTTTGATAACCGCCTTTTTCGCGAAGCGCGGCCGGACCATGACCGAACTGAATATCCAACAAGCCGCTCTTCCAAAAAACTGTACCTATATCCCCAATCTCTGGGGAACAGCACCGGGAATGTGGTTTGAGCAAGATAATGTGGTGTATGTTTCCCTTCCGGGTGTCCCTTATGAAATGAAGAACCTGATGGATCATGAAATACTGCCCAGGCTTAAAGCGAGGTTTTCGACGACCATTATCCAGCATAAATCGGTCCGCACGATTGGCATAGGTGAATCTTTTCTTGCCGAAAAAATAGCAGATTGGGAAACTGCGCTTCCTGAGCACATTAAGCTCGCCTACCTGCCGCATTTCGGTCAGGTACGCCTGCGGCTGACAGGCACCGGCACAGATCAGGATCTTCTGAATGCAGAATTGCAGGCGCAGGTAGCCACATTGCTTCCTTTGATAGAAGAACATGTATTTGGGTACGATATTGACGAGCTGGAAACTGTGATCGGAAAACTACTTGTCGAAAATCAAGCGACATTGGGGACAGCAGAAAGCTGTACAGGAGGATACGTCGCCAGCAGGATCACTGCGGTGCCGGGATCTTCCGGGTATTTTGAAGGATCTGTGGTAAGTTACAGTAATGCTGTCAAGATGAATGTTTTGGGAGTAAAACAGGAAACATTGCAGGCTTACGGAGCTGTAAGTGAGCAAACTGCCCGGGAAATGGCCGAGGGAGCGAGAAGAGTGCTCAATACTACATTTGCAATCGCCACAACCGGCATTGCCGGACCCGATGGCGGGACCGCCGAAAAGCCGGTGGGAACCGTCTGGATCGCCTGCGCAACGCCGGATGAAACTTTCACCCAGCTGCTGACGCTTCGGAACGACAGAAAAATAAATATCGAGTTGACATCTTCTTATGCCCTTAATCTTTTGCGGAAAACGATCCTCAAAAGCATTTTGAACGTTAGGGAATAGAATTAATTACAGGCGACGCTTGTTGCCGGTTAATACAATCAGTATGAAAATATTAGAGATGGTAATGCCTTCAATGGGCGAAAGCATAATGGAATGTACGGTACTCAACCTCCTGAAAAAGGAAGGTGATGCCGTGGCAATCGATGATTCCATCATGGAAGTAGCTACGGATAAGGTGGATACCGAAGTGCCTTGTCCTTATGTGGGCAAAATTGCAAA
This Dyadobacter sp. UC 10 DNA region includes the following protein-coding sequences:
- a CDS encoding sugar MFS transporter; this translates as MSKKNSYLMPLLIIGVIFFIMGFVTWVNGTLISFFKKAFSLDNTSSYLVTFAFFISYTLMAIPSSMVLKKTGFKNGMSLALLVMAAGTLIFIPAASMASYGLFLVGLFTIGIGLTVLQTASNPYVTILGPRESAAQRISIMGIANKTAGVISQLIFGQLLLAGASSIDPKDELDKVVTPYIVLTLVLVATAIMIRLSKGLVEVSEEEEEPVISPSSQVVANKTSVLQFPNLVMGVIALFCYVGVEVIAGDTIISYGIDLGFAEEEARLFGTYTLYGMMFGYILGVVLIPKYVSQQAYLKFCAILGVIVTVVAVMSTGFTSVLCIAVLGFANAVIWPALWPLSLSGLGKFTKTASALLVMGISGGAILPLVYGGVADSIGSTQQAYWIMLPLYLFILYFGLFGHKKKSW
- a CDS encoding GHMP family kinase ATP-binding protein, producing MRISTPGRICLFGEHQDYLGLPVIAAAISRRIGIEGTYRNDQKVILHLPDLGLREEFSLSDTFPYVIQRDYFRSTINVLKRKGLVFSRGFECTIHGNIPINSGTSSSSALIVSWAHFLDKMSDNPVNFSQKELGEIANAAEVLEFGEPGGMMDHYSTAIGNVIYLESTPEIRVETLTPKLGAFVLGDSLEPKDTLGILARCRFGMEDVIKKVTSFNPQFSIFSTPTEHLTDYQNILSDDEMGLLKANIDDRDILLEGKLLLSKNIEGAVDRSFDEDFGNLLYRHYKNLRDYKRTSTPKIEKMMDAALQAGALGGKINGSGGGGCMFVYAPQKAEEVAEAIEREGGKSYIITVDSGTILEDAQP
- the ispG gene encoding (E)-4-hydroxy-3-methylbut-2-enyl-diphosphate synthase; amino-acid sequence: MIITPSETKSKLYCPSLTAYQRRKTITINIGDLPMGSDYPIRVQSMTTVDTMDTQGSIDEVIRMVDSGCEYVRITAPSVKEAQNLENIRNGLRKIGIHVPLIADIHFTPNAAELAARIVEKVRINPGNYADKKRFEIIDYTDASYAAELERIREKFIPLVKICKEYGTAMRIGTNHGSLSDRILSRYGDTPLGMVESALEFLRICEELNYFNIALSMKSSNTQVMVEAYRLLVQRLDEEGLKPYPLHLGVTEAGEAEDGRIKSAVGIGTLLEDGLGDTVRVSLTEAPEKEAPVARALIERYTNRVPHEAIEAIENCPINPFQYTRRETREVNNIGHLNVPRVIADYSNIPVQNLADLKSIGHFFLPVPDKWAMNDLGADYIYTAKNPVPFMLPNGLKEILDYEQWVLHPEKANKFPLFQVQEWMGRDAQQISGQLNFIKGNIHSLDHVFLESIRDAGNVVLVVFTENKHAMPELRRFFYKLTELKVKVPVIIRRTYKTDIGDKLTLYSATDIGGLLVDGFGDGAILSPEFSEDILHDDRLSIAAAYNNIAFGILQAARTRMSKTEYISCPSCGRTLFDLQETTAMIRKHTEHLKGVKIGIMGCIVNGPGEMADADYGYVGMGKDKIALYRGQEVIKRSVTAAKAVEELIELIREDGRWIEPEEREVYV
- a CDS encoding DUF6728 family protein, coding for MKKYFQLGDVFYYFVRVFKKKDPNSPDSFNLRMMHGINRISIIMFLICVIVMIVRALTR
- a CDS encoding MmcQ/YjbR family DNA-binding protein — encoded protein: MNLETLREYCLHLPGVTEELPFGPDTLVFKVKGKVFLLTSLDAPSFGFNAKCDPEKAMELREKYPDVLPGYHMNKKHWNTVNVTGSIPSETLFQWVKDSYDLVVAGLPKKDRETLQLRSK
- the gldC gene encoding gliding motility protein GldC; translation: MKKSEIHFTVELDDKNIPEKIFWDATDNPNEGINDTRAIAIAVWDHYHRGTLKIDLWTKDMEVFEMKRFYIELMSGIADTMLTATNDRGMAEAIEGLCETLSKKLDEEMKAAK
- a CDS encoding DUF4197 domain-containing protein; its protein translation is MKHKFLVITLLSLLSGPVSMAQFNLGKALDKLSGKDTGLGENEIVQGLKQALNVGISNGSAEASKVDGFFKNELIKITVPPEAQKVAETLRKMGLGAQVDKFTLSLNRAAEDAAKKSKPIFVKAITSMTVPDALGILKGQDDAATQYLKKSTNDELFKTFFPVVDSTLNLNKATEYYTDIVNTYNQIPLVKKVNPNLKEYATQKTIDGLYVLIAQEEKKIREDPGARVTDLLKKVFSKSGK
- a CDS encoding competence/damage-inducible protein A, translated to MISSTRAEIITIGDEILFGQIIDTNTQWIGTQLTDIGIRPARKTSVGDNKQDILSAFSEASQRASVVIVTGGLGPTRDDITKHTFCEYFGTELEINQEALALITAFFAKRGRTMTELNIQQAALPKNCTYIPNLWGTAPGMWFEQDNVVYVSLPGVPYEMKNLMDHEILPRLKARFSTTIIQHKSVRTIGIGESFLAEKIADWETALPEHIKLAYLPHFGQVRLRLTGTGTDQDLLNAELQAQVATLLPLIEEHVFGYDIDELETVIGKLLVENQATLGTAESCTGGYVASRITAVPGSSGYFEGSVVSYSNAVKMNVLGVKQETLQAYGAVSEQTAREMAEGARRVLNTTFAIATTGIAGPDGGTAEKPVGTVWIACATPDETFTQLLTLRNDRKINIELTSSYALNLLRKTILKSILNVRE